Below is a genomic region from Rosa chinensis cultivar Old Blush chromosome 5, RchiOBHm-V2, whole genome shotgun sequence.
ATATGGGGATTCTACTATTATATATTGGGTATTTAGTTTAGAAGTGATTCTAGTAGTTTATTGTTGttagatttgggtttttttttttttttttttgagtattGGGTTGTTGAACTTGCTGTTCATGTACTTTGCAACTTTTATTTTGAAGTAATGGAAGTATAATTTCTCGGTATATCTTTTCCAtgttgtttatgttttgattctttttcagtttttctgggttttgttcatcTCAGACATCTGTTCGATACCCTTTAAAAATCTGGGTAGCTGAATTGAAATTACATTCTAACTCCATGGGTTAGTTTACAAATGGGTCTACTCGCAACAGAATGAAGCGAGATTCATTTTGCATTTGGACTCCATTGAGCATGGTTTAGATTCAGACGGAGAAAACTAGGGGGACGAAAATTGTGTGAAGAAATCTGTATTCGGATTATTTGCAGATCATTTAGGGTTCATATTGAGGTTGATTTGAGCAGAATGTGGTATGGAATGGTTGGGTACTGAAGTTTATTTTGGGCAAGTGTAAATGGCAAACTATTATTAAGAAGtaccagaccaaaaaaaaaaaatgcctaaaGATTGACTACTATTGAATAGCGtctttgggcttgggcttctaaTCTGGGAAGCATGGGCGGATGGTGGCAgtctcttcttttatttttagctAAACTGAGAATTTAGAAAGAAGGGAAACAAAACAAGTGAGGGTTGGAGCATGCTTTATTTTTGGCGATCGGATCCTTATTTAGCCTATAGGGTTACTTGATTGTTTAGTGGTTGCGCGAAGCTAGGAGCCCCGATCAAATGGACACCCTAGTCCTCACCTTCCCAAACCCTAGTCCTCGATCGCCCTAAGTCCTATAAGCATAACTCCATCGGCTTAAACAACTCGTCAAGTCTCTCTCACTGCCACTCGAGTCGTCTGCCCTAAACCCGTGCCAGAGAAATGGTTGATGTTGCTGAAGAGGGATTAGAGAAGTCCCTCGAAGGAGAAGACGAACCGAACTTGGACTCATGCGGGGGCTGTAGGTGTGGCTGTTGCTGGTCACTACTATGGTCGTCATCAGACTCAGACACCCAACAAGATGTTGACTCTTTTGATTCCGAGGAGGACGATGATGAAGCCCTTAAAGCGTGTTTTCCAATCAACTATGCTAGCCAGCGCCCCAATGCTCATGGAGGCCTACACTCTCGCCCTAATAACTCCAACCTTCGTCATTTCTCTAACCTCGTCAGACTTTCGCCTCTAGAGGTACAACACAGTCGGTGGTTTTTATTGCTTTAACGCAGCTAAAACGTCTTATTTTACTTATTGTCTGCTCATTTGGTACGTAGGAGTGGGAAGGCAGGTTGAATATAGACATGTCCAACtatctcataagtcataacttCCATTGGCAGCAGCATTAGGGTTAAAGATAAAGCCGGTCGTGCCACTTTTGGCAAGGTGGAGGAGCTTAATTAACTTGCTTTTTCATTCATTAATTCCATAGCAATTTGTTTTATGGTTTCAGTGATTGCGTGTTTTTATCAGGGTTTTGATCTTACAACATCTTTGGCCATGCGGAAACTGCACAATCGCGGTGAATATGAGTTTATCCATGGCTGCATTTCTACGGGGAAAGATGTATGTGTTTCATTACCCTTAATTTGGCACCCTAATGTGATTTGTTGACTTGGTATGTATTACTGCTGAGCAGTGTTCTAGTTTCGGTTGATAAATGCATAAATTTTTGCCATACCATATTTGTATTCTCTGTTCCAATCATGGAGTTATTATCGTTACTTTTTCGACAGGCAAATGTTTATTATGCAACAAGATCTGATGGCCAACAAGATGTGTATTACCCAACAAGATCTGGTGACCAGGACCTGGCTATCAAAGTGTACAAAACATCTGTTATGGGTTTTAAGTAAGTGCTGTCACGCCTTCAGCTTATACAAAATGCATGACTAGTTATGTTTTACTATCCAGTAGCGTTGAACTGTGGTATGCCTTAACAATTTAACTACGCATAAGCACCTAATAAGCTTTTGAGAAACATGCTTTAGCCgttaaaattaattcatttaATTATTTAGTAACCATGTTTGTTGTGAATCTTTTCTTAATATAATATTGTAATGATCGTTGTGATACTCGATTTTTGATGGGAAGTTGATCAACCATGAAATCATACAACATCATAAGACAGAAAAATTAAATACTTCAGTCTTTCAGGCACAGAGGTGGATATGTACAAGGGGACTACCGATTCAGACATGAATACAGTGGGCACAATCCCAGGAAACAGGTGAGCAAATGGGTTGAGAAAGAGTGGAGGAATCTGAAGAGGTaatataaagtataaacaaCAATCTTGGCTTGAGTCTAGGTAACTCAGTACTCTTGACCCTGATTGGAGGTGGTCTGTAAATGCAGGATAAAGGAAGCTGGAATCAGATGCCCAACTGCATATGACTTTGGACCTATTGTTCTGGTCATGGAATTCATAGGTAAACCATTCTTAATTTAAATTAGATGAACAAGTACATTGATGGGGCCGGGTAGCAATTGCAACATGATTTGATTTCCTTCTTGTGAGCATGCATATATACTTActtttatctttctttcttttgaacaGTATGGACTCTAGGCTTCATGAGACATACTACAATAACAGCTAGTCAGAAGGACATTGATTGTTGAATCTATTATAGGGAAGGCAGGTTGTGCAGCACCTCGTTTGAAGGATGCCACATTGTCATTACACGAGCTACGAGAAGGATATAGGGAGGTGTACGTGTCTGAATCCTACGTAACAATATTGCATGTGACAGTTATAATACTCCATCCTACCGGAAAAGGTAGTGGCAGTAGGGACTTGTATATATGCAGGCTTTAAGGCTCTCAAATATTCTTATTTTTGTGATTGTCTTAAAATCTCCTTAGTATATGCACACCACCTAAAGACAATGTTTAGATCTGTTTGGTGGTGTATATATTTGTAATGTGGATCAGGTTGGAGGATACTAGTGTTCATTGACAAAGCTTCAATGgtagtttgtttttctttataatATGTTGTATTTCCACATATCCACTAGAATGACCTCATAGGGATTGGTTGGCAGTTGATTATTTCTATGCGAATGCTATATCAGAAGGCCAAACTGGTGCATGCAGACCTCAGCGAATACAACGTACTTTATTTTGAAGTAAGTATTGCATTTAAACACAGTGAAGTTTGAACTCGCTATGCAATGTTATTTTTGTCATCCCCTCCTCTTTGGCAGGGCCATTTGTACATGATTGATGTTTCTCAAGCAGTTGAGCTAAACGACCCTAGTGCGAATGGATTTCTATGTAAAGATTGTCTCTATGTCTCTGTAAGTTCTGACCGAAGTCACTGGCTATAGTTTTATTCTCATTGTTTCCTAAATGAATGAGTGATGCATCTAATGTTATGAGGCTATCAAACATTTGGCGGCACACAGGATTTCTTTAAAAAACATGGAGCAGCTGTTATGACAACACGGGAGCTCTTTGATTTTATTGTTGATCCATGTATTTCGGATGACATGGTGGACAGTTATCTGAATATGGTTCGAGTCCTTCCTTTTTTCTGTGAAATATTAAAGAACTTAATTTACCATACATATACAAATCTCTATATGACTGGCTTTGACTTCAGGTCCAATATAAAGTTGTGGCCAGGGGATCTATATCTGCAGAGGATGAAATTGCAGACTCTGTGTTTGTGCAGGTAATGACAATGTGACTATGTATACATGTATGACCGTATAAGCATGAAGGTTTTTGTGCGATATTGGGCACACAAACTTTTGGGATAttcatttgttttcttctcCTGTTTCCAGTCATTTATTGCAAGTAGTTTAGAAAATTTGAAGAATGTTGAGGCGGATGCAATACAGATAACTAGTGATAAGGACACTGAAGAGATGGACTATAAAACTATTACTGCACTGGAGCAGGCACTTTCTAGAGTCCAACTAGCTCCACTTGAGACCAATTCTGATGAAGAAAACTCAAGCGATTTAGATTCCTCATCTGGAATCAAGGCACAGAACAAGAAGGTTGcgagaaaatatttcaagaaGAAAGTCAAAGAAGTGAAGATAGAATCTCGGAAACATGAATTGCAAAAGCGCCCAAAGGctgtaaagaaaagaaagaagaagctgTCGGAACCTTGCAGGACCAGGTAGCTTCTTCTGATGGCGAGGCTTCCAAGACTTGGGTATAAGCTTGCTAAACCAACTTGGCTCaagttcttgtttttgtttttgggaagaACTGCTTAGCGCACAGACAATAGTCATTTAGTCACAAACTACTGGAAGTGTCTCTTGTCCCAGACTTGGTTTTAATTTTGACTTGAACCCTGTTACAATCAGACCATTACATTCACATATAGAAGATTTCTTCTGGGTCTATATCACCACAAGAAGTTAGAAACTAGTAGCTTGAAAATCAAGCTTGTAACAGATCCATTAACTTCTTTCAAGTTatctaaaaaaatagaaaaaaagctAAATGGCATTAGAACAAACGAAAGATTAATCAAGCGGACTCAACTACAAAGACGCATAGCACTGATAGCAGTATCACACTTCCTTAATTAATGAACGAATTGAGCATTTAATTACACAAAAAATTGTATGGTacaacttttctctttctacACTTTTCTCCGGATTTTTCTATAATAAAAACTATTACTGGGAAGGGCGAGCTGAAAtcccttattttttttgtaaagagGAAATGCACATATACCTCTAATCCACTAATATACTTCCCATACGCTCTAccaacttatttttattccCTTTCGCACAAaacttttccctttttcttctcACCTACTCATCTTACATTCTTACCTACTTTTATACCATTAGTAcccttttttcctttctttctctgACCATTGCCAATTTACTATTACTATGAACAGTATTTTTTTAGGGATGAAATgtggtgggcccatcttgaAGTTATTTGTTTAGATAACAATTACAGTTAGAATTCATCCTCTATATTCGAAGGTAAACAGTTAATTTTCACTGTTCATAATTTTGATCATCTCCAGACTAGAATTGATTGCTATTTGCAAAATAACTAGTAAAGAGTTagctgaagaaagagaaaagttgagaaaattaaaagattATAGATCAAGGCTTAAAAGAGAAACTCCCGATTACTGGGTTATTATATTTATAGTTCAAAAAAGAATTTATAAAGCTTAGAAAACTATCTGAGATCTTGAATATACTCTTcgagaggaacaaaaacctctttactatttgagcattggttagatccgtaATTCACTAGTATCCCAgcgtaaaggattggctagcccgtctcaaacggcagacggtaaaggctcatcaagaccgtttaaggctgttgctttgccaaaaagaaaaataattccgtctggagttataaatgttttcaattataaattaaaaactttaGATGaacctgtgttcagaactggcaaaAAATTAGCATATCACTAGAAAGCTATTTTAGATAACCTTTTATATGCTTTTTAGGAAAGAAACAGTGGTCTCATGTTCCCAACTTTGTTTgccttagctgaagaactccatgaaaatgccagaccacagtttgaagaagttTATGAAAATACAGAGTAGAGTGTTGTTCAGAATGAAAAAATTCAGTATCTTGAAGATCCTGAAAGTGCTAGAATTCCAGTCctagcactaaaagaatcagaatGGTTTGACTTTCATAATCTTATTGGAAGTCAAAATTCTGACTTATGTGTACCTCCAACCCTCTTCTCTGTCcctggaccttatgttggaagatatgtaGTCAATGTTTAGAGTGAatatcctcaagaacacaagttttgacttgttgaaaatggttttgtccataacctCTGGACTAAAAccaatgatgatctcaagggacTACTGCCCATCACAgtcaacacagtcaagaacgtcagaaaaaatgactgcatcCTCAGATTAAAATTCAGATCTACTCCACCAGAGTAGATTCAGAAGAACAATGGAGACGTTAATTATATTTCTCCAtaccattatgtgagaattatttaAGGAAGGTATCTTCATCCTGCatgtgttggatacaatggccaaccaaattctagcattccctggatgaaggttatgtctctagaatatatcaaaaagatcactGAAGAAGACACAGAAAATACATTCCTGGCAACAGGGGAAAAAATTATTGTTACTACAAATGATCATCTTGAGGTTATTAGTAGTGACCTTTTCTTATCtcttaaaggaaaagaaatcgATTCCACGTTAGCCTGCTCTCAATGGATCGAAAagattgaaaatgacaaccactacaagatatATGAAGACATAGGTGTGGAAGAAAACGGAACTAAAGCCAGGATGGAAAATAGCTCTTTTGTCCTAGGTCACAACTCTGAAATAgatgagaacatgtgaagcagcaggtgtagaaaacatTGAAAGCAACTTTGGCCTTTTCCTAAAAAGATGCTTTTGCTTTTAAAAAAGAttaaggtgaaaaacatttcacctaaaggaatatGCATTTCGTCAATCGACCTCAATCAACTGGAGCACTCACGAGAGCAGAAAATAATAGAGTTGTGTTGtacattttgatgttttgaattctagtttgaattcctctccctatataaggagctttagtttCAGTTTGTAAGAcatcagaaaattgagcaaaagagtcttctctcaagaagtaagaaagccatagtagcagtgtgttCTTTCTTTCCTGTTTGGTGTggagtagtgtgctttcatttcaagtaCGTATTTGTAATCATCttcatggatagctaaacaacTTTTAGCTATTTACTTAAGAATGAGACTCTGAGTTCTcagcttgtaattatgtttaaataaataattctaGATTGCTCATCCACTTCATCAAAAATTTTAAGTTCAGATTGatttattgtttatttgttttctgcTTATATCCTGTATAACCTTGAAGTTTAGATTGTCTGTTTCACAAGAAATACTAGGCTTTTGGCttaggatagaaacaagcagcaaTGATTTCGTCTGTTAAAGTAACCATTAGGCAGggagccgttaggtgaaaaacttgagtatgttgaaggctagttttgtttttctcagaagCTTGAAATTAGGATTTTCTAAAGAAAATAGTAAAATACAAACTCAAaagtcaacataggatacaataGGCACTACCCTAAATAGGACCACCTTATAGGTCTTTTCCTAAGAGATTTGTGTAATTAGGTACAATACAAACTTGTTGGTTCAAGTGGGCAAAATACATACATGGTGTTTCTGGGTATATGGGAAAAAACCCTTCTGTAAAATGTCAATTTACTTACATTTGAGTTAcactaaccccacttacccaaacatcttataagattaCCCACGTACCCAACAAACTATATATTTTTTgctctaatacccaattaagtaattttttttattgtttattgtttatttttgagacaattttgccctccctCTCTATCACTTAGAAaaagaagtcatcggagacttcATCGAACTTTGGTCAACGATCACAGGAATCCAATCACTGATCACTGGACTCCAGTCATCTATACctgaaaacctcgccggaggtcgCTGGATGTCCCTAAAGAGGTCGTCTTAGATTTCATAGGTCACCGGAGAATATTATTTCCCCCtaataaaactcaataaaaaGCTTATTGTACCCCACTAAAATGTTAATTTCCcctcaataaaaagtttattgtacCCCATTAAAATGTTAATTTCCtctcaataaaaagtttattgtacCCCATTAAAATGTTAATTTCCCCTCAATATAAagtttattgtcccccaataagaTGTTATTTCCCCTAGTAAAAAGTTTATTACCCctcaataaaatgtttattgccctAACAAAACAATTACATCAGTTAACCATTAATACAGTCAATCACGAATCTACAACATCTACCAAACAGATGCTATTTTAGTACATAACTGAAATTGAAATATCATTTTGGACTTCGGTCACCGGTCCGGAGGTTGCCGGAGGTCCCGAAAGAGGTCGCCatagacttttattaccccccaataacacaaaatggattt
It encodes:
- the LOC112168231 gene encoding LOW QUALITY PROTEIN: serine/threonine-protein kinase RIO1 (The sequence of the model RefSeq protein was modified relative to this genomic sequence to represent the inferred CDS: deleted 1 base in 1 codon; substituted 1 base at 1 genomic stop codon), with translation MVDVAEEGLEKSLEGEDEPNLDSCGGCRCGCCWSLLWSSSDSDTQQDVDSFDSEEDDDEALKACFPINYASQRPNAHGGLHSRPNNSNLRHFSNLVRLSPLEEWEGRLNIDMSNYSXVITSIGSSIRVKDKAGRATFGKGFDLTTSLAMRKLHNRGEYEFIHGCISTGKDANVYYATRSDGQQDVYYPTRSGDQDLAIKVYKTSVMGFKHRGGYVQGDYRFRHEYSGHNPRKQVSKWVEKEWRNLKRIKEAGIRCPTAYDFGPIVLVMEFIGKAGCAAPRLKDATLSLHELREGYRELIISMRMLYQKAKLVHADLSEYNVLYFEGHLYMIDVSQAVELNDPSANGFLCKDCLYVSDFFKKHGAAVMTTRELFDFIVDPCISDDMVDSYLNMVQYKVVARGSISAEDEIADSVFVQSFIASSLENLKNVEADAIQITSDKDTEEMDYKTITALEQALSRVQLAPLETNSDEENSSDLDSSSGIKAQNKKVARKYFKKKVKEVKIESRKHELQKRPKAVKKRKKKLSEPCRTR